AGATTAACAGAAAGAAGCGCGTCCCAATCCTCTTTTAGATGCTTGAGAGCCGGCACAAATGACACCCTTCCCGCGCAATTAACCAAAACATCCAACCGTGCGTGTTGGCGAAAAACCGCTTGAACAGCTTTCCGAACAGAGGCTTCATTGGTTACATCGCAATCCATGGCGAAGCGACCCTTACTGATTTTCCTTGAAAGGCGATAAACCACGTACCCCTTTTCCTCGAACAATTTCGCAGTCGCTAATCCTATTCCTTTTGACGCACCTGTGACAATCGCCACTGGTTTTCTTTGTTTTCGTTTCAAATCAGGCCTCTCATATAACGGTTTTCATACCCCGCGCTGATCTCATCAAGCGTGTCCAACGCATCCGTCGAAAGTTTGGGGAGTATATAGTCACGCCTTTTTTTAAGTTCAGATCTTTCATTTTTTTCTGATGACGGCTCCCATCCGCACAACTTATAAATGGGCAAAGGAATACCGTCAGCAATTCGCTTGCGAGGCAAGTTTTGTTTTTTGAGTTCCCGGCGCGTCTTTGATGTTGATTCAGCGCCGAGAAGTTTTTCCAATTTTTTCAAATAGGGCAGAGGATCTAACACGAATTGCTCAAAGGGAATGACCAACAGTCGCTCTTTTTCCGTCTCACTCATCGTATCAAAACGATGTTCCCCCAACCGCAGAAGATTCTGCATGGAAAACACCAAGCGATCCGCTAACGAAGAATTAAGATAACGATCTTCAATACCCCGAACCCACCAAGGCATCGCTTGGCCTTTGTGATCAAACCACAACGTAAATTCACGCGGATCTTTTCCAAGTCGATCCATAAAAGTCATCCATTGTTTAACCATATAAAGCGGATGACGAATCACCTCGATGAAGGATAACCGATCTCCCAAACCCTTAAACAAGGGCCGGCTGATTGGAAAAAGAACATGGCTAACCATGTTGAGTATCGGTTCTTTATTTTTGACACGTTCAAGAGCCATTTGATCGCCCGGTTGCCACAATCGACGTACATAATCCCATTTCAATGGATGGCGCCAAATAGAAGAAAGATCGGAAAATCGAAAATTGGTTTCACGAGACATCATCAAGTTATAGATGTCAATATCTGTCAATAACCGAATTTGTACAGTGGCCGCATCATCAGTCAACTTTCCCAAATAATTCAACCCACAAGCATATTCAATCGGATAGTTATACTTTTCGACTTCCACTCGCTCCAGGGTTCCCACCACCGCCGAAACAAGTGTTTTTCCACAACCGTATAGCCCATCGACAAAAACAACATGAGGTGCGATGGAAGGCTCTCGCACAATTTCTGGCGCCTCCTCAAGAAGGTTCATGTGACGGGGCACAGTTCAAGTTCAGATTTGAGCAACCTGGAAAAATGGGGTTTCAAGGAGGACAAAATATACTCGTGAGCTGGAAACGCTTCGCGCAATGTCGGCAAAACACATTGCCCTTTTAAAAGGATATCTGTCACAAAACCCCGGCTCATATGACTCACCGTCATGTTCGCTTGGAAAGGAACCGCCCGCCAAATCCAGCCATCCTCCGGTTTGCTTTCGATCATGAATTGTTTTGCATCATCAACAATCGCTCGATAGGTGGGCGTGCCAATGGAAAACAACCCCGGGGCTTCGTGATCTGCAGAAAAGCTGATAGACAATGTGCTCCCTGGAGAAGATTGACCAACCAAGGTCCCTGACAAATCAAAAATCTGAGCGCCTCTCTTAGACGAGATTAATTTGTTTTCGATCATTTCCGCTTGTCTCTCAATCTTTTGGGCTCCGGAAAAATACACAAACAGATCCGCCGCATGAACCCCATTATTCGCGAGGCCATGATTCCCTCCAGTCACATGGAACACAAGGGGTTCCCCATTTTTAATTGAGGATTTGATCCGCAGATGAGAGGGGTGGGCCCGGGCCTTGAAATTAACCCAAATATTCAACCGGTTTTTTTCCACAAAATCCAACAGCGACAAATACTCTTCAACAGATTGAGACACAATTTTTTCAACCAGAAAATTTTTTACTCCCAGCTTCTCATGCAATTCTCGGATAATCGCGCAGCGCCGATTGGCTTGAGTGGCAACGATGCATAGATCGGCGCGGGAGGGAGCATCATCAATTGAAAGATGCCATCCGGTTGTAATGTTTTCTTGTCGATCGGATAATTCAAAAAGACGTTGTTTGCCAACGGCATGGGAAGACTCATGCGGATCCACTACATCTATCCTACCTACCAACGGAAGAGTGGCCACCGCTTGCAAATGACGACTACCAAGTTGACCACAACCAACCACCATAAGATTGAATTTATTCATTTCAGGCATGGGCTATTTCAAATACACATGGTCCATGTCGCGTCCGCCGTTGGCCATCCGAATTCCCGGCTGACTTCCCATACAAGTAATTTGATGCGGCATGCCTTTGGGAATACAGACCACATCCCCCTTTTTGGTGTTGATCACCATGCCATCACCCAATTCCCATCGAAATTCTCCGTCTAAAGTGACCCACCATTCATCGTGAGTGACATGCATGTGTTTACGGCAGCCTTCCCCCGGTTTCTGACAAATGATTCCCGTTTGATCAGTGGCGGAATAAACCAACACATAAATCCATGGCGGCGGCCCCATCTCTTTTTTGATTTGGTCCAAGTTGCTATGACGGGCATTGGCCTTGTCATTCACAAATTTGGTGACGCCATCTCGGCGGATTAGATCCTCCAGGCAACTTTCCACGCCGACAAATCCCTCAGGAACTTTAAATTGCCCCGGCACCACGCGGTGTCGCCGATATTGGAGACAGGCCTCGGCCACCGCCAAGTCTTCGATGTTGTCCACATCAATGGCTTGTATGCGGTCCAGCGGGAAAACTCCCATTTTCCCAACATAGGTGGGCCCATTTTCCTTTTTTTCATCCCGTTTATAAGAGGCCATAAACGACTCCGTCCTCCATCCAGTCATGGCCCATGTAATCATTTGAATGGGGGGCAAAGTTTGGGTCGGAATTTTTTCAGAAAATGAAAAGTTGAGTGGACGGCCATCGAACATGGTTTCGGTGTAACGCTCTTCGATGGAAAAAAGGGAATCATAATTCTCTCGCTCCAACTTTTCCATAAATGTTTTGATTGTTTCTGATTTCAGCAGCGGGCTCGTGGTATGAATCAAAGCCAGATAGGCAGGCTCATTAAGGTGTTCCATAAAATCATAAAGAAAATGATCGTGCGTCTGACAACGGTCCCCAACACATTTTCTTGATTTATTCACCATTCGGCAGGCCGATCCACCTCGATGAGGAGGGCGCTGGTAAAATTGAACACCCAACATTTTCGACCAATCACGAAATATCAAATGCTCGGAATTAATGTGGATTTCATCGAAAGCGCCCGAAGCCTTGCAGGCTTCAACGACGCGGAACATCATTGGAAATCCATCCACCAATAGAAGATTCTTATCTGGAATTCTCTGACTCCCCAACAAAGCGGGAATCATGGCCACACGTTTCATGCGCCTTTCTGTTCCTCAATAATTAAATCGCATACAGACAACAGCCACACCAAATGGGTATTTTCTACGATGTTGTAGGACGTGCTGTCCACCCACAAGTTAATTTTTCCCAATGATTTCATGGGGTTTTGGCTGGAAAACCCGGTCACCGTCGCCAAACGAAACCCTTGTTTGGCGGCCCACTGGGACGCATGAACCATGTTGGGGGACTTTCCGCTTGAACTGATCAACACCACCACATCGCCCTTGTCCGCGTAAAATTCCAAGGCCTTTTGAACCCAGTTCTCATAGCCATAATCATTCGCAAAACAGGTGATCAAATCCGCTTCGTTGAAGTTGACGGCCCGAATACCAGCGGTTTTGGTGAAATCAACCGCGCAATGACTGGCCATGGCCGCGCTGCCGCCGTTACCGACAAAGATGGTTTTCTTTCCTGCCTTGTGAGCCTCGACAATCCAATTTTTCAGCTCAACCAAATCCTTATAGACAGAAACTTGAGGAATTGATTTCTGATATTGAGAGAAATAATTAGACAGCCATTCCTTCTCGTTCATGTTCGCTCCTTGCGTGAATGGGATGTTCGTAAATTTTATCGATGAGTCGCATAAGTTTTAACGCGTCCGACGAGTTCCCGATTTTAATATCCGAACCCGTTTGAATGGCGTTCATAAAATGCTGAACCTCATATTTCCAGGAATTGTTCACATCAAAATAAAGATGCTCCTCATCACTCCAAGTCGCGGCGGGCGCAGCAGTACGGTTTTTGGCGATGGTCATGGTCTCTCGCCCGTACGTGCCTGAGGATGTCAAAAGACCGTTGATCACGATGTAGCCTTTCTCCAAAAAAATTTCGAGCGAAAACAGGTGCCGCCACTGGGTCATGGTGGAATGAAGAGAAGCCACCACTCCTCTCTTGTTTTTAAGAATAGCGAACACATTGTCTTCCACTTCGAGCTTCCAATAAAGATTGGACACAAAAGCATGCACATCCTCAAAATCACCGGCCAACATCAGCATGAGATCGAGCATATGGATCCCCTGATCGATCAAAATCCCTCCACCGGCCAGTTCTTTTTTGGCACGCCAATTGCTGTAGAAAGATTGGTCCACGCTTTTTCCATAACGGCCTCGCATCCACAATAAATTCCCATACATGCCAGAACCGATCATCTCATTGAGCTTGATGACGCTGTCATGATGACGGTGATTAAACCCGTACATCAACTTCTTCTCTGAGGTTTTTTCAACCTCTCTCACTTCTTCAATCTCCGCAGCCGTAAAGGCCGGCGGCTTTTCACAAAACACATGTTTGCCGGCTTGGAGCGCCTGAACAGTGAGGAGTTTGTTGAGGTGATTGGGAGTGCAGATAAAAACAGCATCAATGGAATTGGTTTTGATTAATTCTTCCGGTGATTCAAAAACATGAATCCCACTTTTCTTTATTTTGGTTTGAGGATCGACAATTCCAACAACGGAAGCCAAGCCCGATGCGCTGATCGCTTCGTGACGAATCTGACCCATTTTTCCATATCCAATAATTCCGATATTGATCATAACTTCACCAAGCGGTCCATCCGCCGTCCACAGCGATATTTTGGCCTGTCACATAGGCCGACAAATCACTGGCCAAATAGGCCACCGCGCCTTTTAAATCCTCTTCTGTGGCCATTCGTCCCATCGGGGTTCGCGCAACATATTTTTCTCGAAAGGCCGGATGTTGATCACGCCACACACCCCCAGGAGAAATGGCATTAACTCGAATTTTCGGGGCCAAAAGCGTCGTCAGATAACGCATCAACTGAAGAAGTCCTCCCTTGGACGCCGCATAGCCGGCCGGGTTGTGCATGGGAGTCCCTTCATAAATTCGAAAATCTGGCCCCACCATTCCATAAATGGAGGAAAATAAAATGATCGATCCATGTCCCGATTGAGCCAGCGGCACCTGACATTCTTGGGCCAACACCAAGGCCGCCGTTAAATTTACCCGCAGAGCCGCGTCCCAAGCTCCAACTGTTTGTTCTGGGAAAGGGCGAGACCACCCCTCCAACTTGGTTTCTCCGACGAAGGCGGCGCAGTGAATCAAAATCTCCAAGCCGCCCATCTCCTGAACTATTTTTTTCGCCGCGCCGCGCGTGGAGGATTCATCCTTGAGGTCACACTGAAATGCCAGGGCTGCTTCTTTTCGAGAGATGTTTAATCCATCAACCGTTTTTTTTGCCGCGTCCAAATTTTGATCGAGAATGGCAACTCGTCCTCCCAGTTCCACCAATCCCTCAGAGACGGCTCTTCCAATATGCCCCGCTCCACCAGTCACCAAGGCTCGACGCCCTGTTAGGTTCATGAGTTCTTTTAGATTTTTCATGAAACTTTCACCCGCCCCAAATTTTCGAAAAATCTTTGGCACAAGGATTCCAACCGAGCATCGAGAGGCGCTTTATGGACAAACAGTCGCCCCGGGCCACTGAGCAATATCATGGAGATATCGGACCCCAAATTCTTTTTGTCTTTTTTCAAAGCCGCGAAAAACTTCTGTTCCGGAATGTCAACATGCTCAAACCCTTTGTAATTTGCGGCAATCACGGGGTGAAGTTCATCGAAATCCTTTTTATCCAGAAACCCCAACTCCACTG
Above is a window of Elusimicrobiota bacterium DNA encoding:
- the iolG_6 gene encoding Myo-inositol 2-dehydrogenase, producing the protein MINIGIIGYGKMGQIRHEAISASGLASVVGIVDPQTKIKKSGIHVFESPEELIKTNSIDAVFICTPNHLNKLLTVQALQAGKHVFCEKPPAFTAAEIEEVREVEKTSEKKLMYGFNHRHHDSVIKLNEMIGSGMYGNLLWMRGRYGKSVDQSFYSNWRAKKELAGGGILIDQGIHMLDLMLMLAGDFEDVHAFVSNLYWKLEVEDNVFAILKNKRGVVASLHSTMTQWRHLFSLEIFLEKGYIVINGLLTSSGTYGRETMTIAKNRTAAPAATWSDEEHLYFDVNNSWKYEVQHFMNAIQTGSDIKIGNSSDALKLMRLIDKIYEHPIHARSEHEREGMAV
- the tsaC1 gene encoding 4-formylbenzenesulfonate dehydrogenase TsaC1/TsaC2; this translates as MKNLKELMNLTGRRALVTGGAGHIGRAVSEGLVELGGRVAILDQNLDAAKKTVDGLNISRKEAALAFQCDLKDESSTRGAAKKIVQEMGGLEILIHCAAFVGETKLEGWSRPFPEQTVGAWDAALRVNLTAALVLAQECQVPLAQSGHGSIILFSSIYGMVGPDFRIYEGTPMHNPAGYAASKGGLLQLMRYLTTLLAPKIRVNAISPGGVWRDQHPAFREKYVARTPMGRMATEEDLKGAVAYLASDLSAYVTGQNIAVDGGWTAW
- the gmhA_3 gene encoding Phosphoheptose isomerase, producing MNEKEWLSNYFSQYQKSIPQVSVYKDLVELKNWIVEAHKAGKKTIFVGNGGSAAMASHCAVDFTKTAGIRAVNFNEADLITCFANDYGYENWVQKALEFYADKGDVVVLISSSGKSPNMVHASQWAAKQGFRLATVTGFSSQNPMKSLGKINLWVDSTSYNIVENTHLVWLLSVCDLIIEEQKGA